GCCAGTTCTAGTGGGCCGTGTCCTGCTCATCCGGAGACAGAGTGAGGCAGCGCATGAGAGCACGGCCCGGCCCATGATTGCGCCTCCAAAAAGATATTCTCCTCCTCATCCGGAGACAGAGTGAGGTCCTCTCTGCTCTGCCGATAAGGCTCCTTCCTGTTCCCCCgcgttgctgctgctccggctccagCTCCGGCGAGCGCCGGCGATGGAGGCGGCGATGGGGACCCTCGGCTCACAGTCGCCTCTTTCATTCTCCTCCAGCCTCTGGTAATCcttctcccctcccccggcgcctcGCCCAAGCCAGATTCGCGGGTTACTAGTTTAAGTTTGGAGGGGTTTCCTGTGCGAACCCAATGTTAGTTAACCAACCGGGCTTGTATGTTTCATTCCAGCTCCTGCCTAGCCTGTGGCACTTATCAGGGTCCAGGATGTTCAAGTACTTAGTGAGACCTTCAATTTCGTCAAGCTTGATGCTTGTCAGactgccatgtatttttgttacCGACCCCCCTGTTAAAGGGATGCATGGAAGTGGATAAGTGTCACCTCGTGATGAGTCAGACATGTCATGTATGATAATGGCATATGCATTTTGCTTGAAAAATAAAGAGGACAATGCGCTACTAGTTGCCGTTGTCAAGTATGTGGGCACATCCAGGTTGCCATTTTGCATGCATTAGAGAATCTCATGTATGTATCTCACCTGCTATTTTAGTATGATCATTTGATGAACAAAAGGCTGCTTGTAACTGAGGTATTCTGATCTCCATTTTCATGTCATGATGTTCATTTCATTAAATTGCCTTAACCTTTTCAAACATGTTTCATGGTGTCAGCAATGCAAAGGCATCTTGTGGCTGGCCTGTTTATAATGTGAAGAAGCTCGAGGGTAGTCAGAGGCTCGACGTGGTCTGCCATGGAATGCTGGCGCCCAGAAAGTTTGTGCGCAAGAAGAGAGAAGAGGAGGTCTTCAAGGACGCCGATGATGAGGCCAAGCAAAAGAACTGGAGGAGAATGATGAGTGAGATAGAGGAGTCTGGATCGGCCGTGTCTTCCATTCTCAAGACCCAACGGAACACAACGGGGACGCTGCCGAGGGACACTGTTCTCGGGACTCTTGTGCGGTTCAAACAGCTCAAAAAATGGAATCTGGTCAGCGAGGTATGTACGCGCTTGCTTGCAGCGTATATTAATCCACAAGCAATAATATGCTTTGAGGATTCTGAAATATTTAAATGCCAGCAGTGCGCTTCCTTCCTTTCTTTCTTCAGATTCTCGAGTGGCTTCGAACGCAACATTGGTGGGACTTCAGCGAGATGGACTTTTTGATGCTTGTCACGGCTTACGGGAAGCTGGGAGAATTCAGCAGGGCGGAAAGGGTCCTCAAGTACATGAACAAGAAAGGTTACCGGCCGACGGTGATATCTCAGACCGCTCTCATGGAGGCATATGGAAGAGCCAAGCAGTACAGAAAGGCCGAGGCTGTGTTTCATAAGATGCAGACGTCAGGCCCTGAACCATCACCCATCACATATCAAATCATTCTGAAATCGCTTGTTGAGGTGCACATTTAATCGACCCCTCGCATTTTATGCAATTCAATGTTTCAGCCACTATGAAACTCCTGTATTTAGCAATTACTCTTTTGTCAATTTCAGTGGTAATACCGCCTTTTGCTACTTTGATTCAGCATAGTGCACCATGATTCTGTGATTTGTATGCTCTTTTGCTCTGTTAATAATATCTTCCCATTTCCAAGAAGATCCCTTGTTCAATCTGGTTTAGCATCAAGGTTCTTCCTTTTCTGTTTCTGTATATATGGGTCCGTGCAGCATTTCCACGATATTGTTATGATCAATTAATGGTTTACTATTTTTAGCCCATGCACCTATCAAACAACTAAACATATTTACAGCAGTTCCTTGAACTATTGTACCTTGGTCCATAACAAATGTATTTGGGGTTGCTGACAGGGCGACAAATATAAGGAAGCTGAAGCTATTTTCGAGGACCTTCTTAATGAAAAAAGAGCTTCTTTTAAACCAGACCAGAAGATGTTTCATATGATGATCTATATGTACAAGAAGGCTGGGGACTATACCCAAGCGCGTAAGCTATTCGCACAGATGCCCGAGAGAGGAGTCCCACAGTCTACAGTGACTTTTAATAGTTTGATGTCATTTGAAGCAGACTATAAGGAAGTTTCAAGTAT
The Triticum dicoccoides isolate Atlit2015 ecotype Zavitan chromosome 3A, WEW_v2.0, whole genome shotgun sequence genome window above contains:
- the LOC119270720 gene encoding pentatricopeptide repeat-containing protein At3g59040-like, producing the protein MEAAMGTLGSQSPLSFSSSLCNAKASCGWPVYNVKKLEGSQRLDVVCHGMLAPRKFVRKKREEEVFKDADDEAKQKNWRRMMSEIEESGSAVSSILKTQRNTTGTLPRDTVLGTLVRFKQLKKWNLVSEILEWLRTQHWWDFSEMDFLMLVTAYGKLGEFSRAERVLKYMNKKGYRPTVISQTALMEAYGRAKQYRKAEAVFHKMQTSGPEPSPITYQIILKSLVEGDKYKEAEAIFEDLLNEKRASFKPDQKMFHMMIYMYKKAGDYTQARKLFAQMPERGVPQSTVTFNSLMSFEADYKEVSSIYDQMQRAGLKPDVVSYSLLIKAYGKARREDEALAVFEEMLDAGIRPTRKSYNILLDAFAVSGLVEEARTVFKTMRRHRVEPDLCSYTTMLLAYVNASDMDGAEKFFRRIKDDGLRPNVVAYGTLMKGYSKLDDVEKVMRVYERMRMQGVEPNQTIFTTIMDAHGRNSDFGNAVIWFNEMETRGYPPDKKAKNILLSLAKTPEEQEEANELTGNGAVQLEVKPNGMPSGLGTNGADVDEAGLTDSTAHHHSLNGASTSDLNGRNKAGSSGFEDEDDDDDYEELDDEELDFVSFKDKRELNFAT